The following nucleotide sequence is from Anopheles stephensi strain Indian chromosome 3, UCI_ANSTEP_V1.0, whole genome shotgun sequence.
CGCGTCGAGGTACCGGTAGAGGTACTGTTCGCACTGCTCCAGCTCACGCACAACATCCTCGGCTGGGATTTTATCGTTCAGCAGCATCGCGATCGCACGCTCACTGTCCAGCTCGATCAGCTGCACGATGCAATCTTTCACCATGCCGTACAGGTTGTAGGTGGTGATCAGCTCAAACACATCTTTGTGCTGCAGTCTGTACAGGAAGCGTGGAGAATGAGCTGGATTAGAAATCTTTCCATTCCTCCAAAAGCCCACTCCGATACTTACTTCAAATACATGGTCAGCGCACGGTCAAACTCTTTCTCGTGCGTGTACAGTATCGCTAGCGCTTCCAGCAGTATGTTGGCATCCTTCTTGTTGAAATGATCGTTCACCGCGTTTATTACCGCTTTCGTGTTGTACAGACGCGGGGGCCATTCTTTCACCAGCTGCAGAAACCCATTCGGATCGAGCTGCAGATACTCGTACAGCACCATCTCGTACACGTGTGGGTTCAGTTTGCATGCGTCCGTTATCGGAATGTAGCTGCTGACGGAGCGCAGCTGCTTTACCTTCACAAATTTGTACACCTCCTCCTCCCAGAGCTGCTTGTCGGTGCCGAACACACGCTGGCAGAGCCGGGCCGCTTCGTCGAACTGCTGCAGGGAGAGCAGGTGGTCCAGGTAGAGCCTGGCGACGGTTATGAGCGAGTATTTGCCACCGTGCGCCGATATTACATCCATCGCTTGTTCGAATTTGCTGTGGGGAGGGGGAGGACAAAACGAGGAGAATTTTATAACATTTACCAAggatttttcatcaatttaaCTGGATTATTTGCAAATAGCAGTACAATACATCCTGAGCAAAGAGGgtgataaaattaaataagctTTTCTATTGGCTCCATCTCTCCATTTTATACCATATTGATCGAGTGTTATTGCTCACTCCGttcaagtactgggcgccaCAAGCCATATTTTTCATGTCCGAAAAAAATAtcacattattattatttttttcattggagAAAATCATTGGTTGTCAATACATTTTGTAAGGAGCACACAAAATGCTCCTCTAAATCGTGAACTCCAGCTCCaggaaaaataggaaaactTGACGAGCATCACCGAGATCATACAAATAATCTTGCCTCACTCGCATTAACGAATACGATTTTGGATTCTACTAAGACCGACCCATGCGCTTTATGCTGTAGCCGTTGGTCATTTCGTCTCGAAGGGCTGGATGTTACTATAGGCAGTCATCTTAGTCTGCCTCTTATTTCTGAAGTAATACCGTAGCCGGTAATTTGTGAAAGGTCATGGGGGTTTTTAATCCATTAAAACCGGATATTGTTCAGTGAATAATACCCATCGAAAGACCGCGTGGTTCTCCGcaatcattttaaattatgaatatttgaAAGGAAAGATTTCAACCATACACAGCCCCAGTGCAGCACCCctggatgaaatatttcacagcTACACCTGTTCAAATCAgctgacacacacaccacgacAGCAGCCCGTTCAGTTTGACAGCTGAGAAAATATTGCCCCGTTTTTCAGTTCTCACGAACCCAAACACGGTGCACCGTTTGATTAAATACAAAAGAACTGCACCAAACGCCTTCGTACGTTTACACGGTAAAGGTAACGCAAAATGTCCCAATTTAATCACGGCTAGTGGCAGCAGTCAAGCAACTCCGCGTATCGCGTTTAAATTTAGCTGTTAGTACTAGCGCGCGTGAAGAAGGAAATCGTTCAAGCACGGTTACCCGGACGCGAATGTCGTCATTGCGTCGCACAATGGCGCTCACGCGGTATCATCTGCACAAGCGGACCTTTGTCGGGTTTGTGCCGCTGCTGTGTGCCTTCCTGCTCGGCATGCTGGTGACGGCCCTGATTGCCAACACTAACCCCTCCTGTGCGCCGGTGGGCCGGGTGTACGATCCGGAAAATTCCTACTTTCTCATACTGCTGATCGTGACAGCGCCCGAAAACTTTGAACGCCGGACGACGATCCGCGAAACGTACCTGAACCTGCGGCCGCGCATGATCAACGAAAGCTACCAGGAGGAGCTGATACACATTCCACCGTACAATGAGCGGGGCCACCTGCAGCACGAATCGGTCGAGGTGCAACGCACGCTGCTGACCAACTATCGAGCGTGGCTGCAGAAGCCGATCAAAAACATTAAGGTGATTAATTTCAAGATTAAGCCACTGTTCGCGATCGGTATGCACGGGCAGCCGAAGAATATACGACGCGCCATTTACGAGGAGCAGCGCGTGTTTGGGGACATTCTCGAGCTGGAAGCGTTGCAGGATTCGTACGCGAACTTAACGAGCAAGCTGCTGCACAGCATGCGGAAGATCGACGCCAAGTATGACTTTCGATATTTGGCCAAGCTGGACGACGATACGTACGTGAAGCTGGACGTGTTGGCCGAGGATTTGTTGAGCTATTATGAAAAGCTGCAccaggtgcagcagcagcagccacaccCGAACAAAGGCCCAATGGAGCTGTACTGGGGCTATTTCCGTGGAGCGGCCACCATACAAAAGCAAGGGGCGTGGCAGGAGAAAGACTACAGCCTGTGCGATCGGTACGGTCCGTACGCACTGGGCGGAGGTTATGTGCTGTCGAAGGGATTAGTCTCCTACATCGCTACCTACGCCGACCAGCTGAGTATGTACAAGAGTGAGGACATTGCGGTCGGGACGTGGTTGGCACCGTTCCGCAACATCCACCGACGGCATGACGTTCGATTCGATACGGCATGGAAGCCGCGTGCCTGCAAGGACTATCACATGCTGCTGCACAAACGTACCGCACGGCACATGCGTGATCTTTACGCGGGCGAAATGTGTACGCACGAGGAAGATAAACCCACGGGCGCACTACCGAGGGAGTATTATTACGATTGGACGCAGCCACCGAGCACGTGCTGCAACACGGCAGT
It contains:
- the LOC118512538 gene encoding beta-1,3-galactosyltransferase 6, giving the protein MSSLRRTMALTRYHLHKRTFVGFVPLLCAFLLGMLVTALIANTNPSCAPVGRVYDPENSYFLILLIVTAPENFERRTTIRETYLNLRPRMINESYQEELIHIPPYNERGHLQHESVEVQRTLLTNYRAWLQKPIKNIKVINFKIKPLFAIGMHGQPKNIRRAIYEEQRVFGDILELEALQDSYANLTSKLLHSMRKIDAKYDFRYLAKLDDDTYVKLDVLAEDLLSYYEKLHQVQQQQPHPNKGPMELYWGYFRGAATIQKQGAWQEKDYSLCDRYGPYALGGGYVLSKGLVSYIATYADQLSMYKSEDIAVGTWLAPFRNIHRRHDVRFDTAWKPRACKDYHMLLHKRTARHMRDLYAGEMCTHEEDKPTGALPREYYYDWTQPPSTCCNTAV